Proteins encoded by one window of Filimonas effusa:
- a CDS encoding 2-isopropylmalate synthase, producing the protein MTDQKIYIFDTTLRDGEQVPGCKLNTKEKLELALQLEQLGVDIIEAGFPISSPGDFASVQEISKVIKNATVCGLTRAVQKDIEVAAEALKYAAHPRIHTGIGSSDIHIKHKFNTTRENILERAAQATKWARNLAPDVEFFAEDAGRADNAFLAKLVETVIAAGATVVNIPDTTGYCLPHQYGEKIAYLYNNVPNIDKAIISCHCHNDLGLATANSIAGAIAGARQIECTINGIGERAGNTSLEEVVMVIKQHSSLGLYTNVKTELLNPVSQLVADTMRVPVQPNKAIVGSNAFAHSSGIHQDGFLKESLTYEIITPEEVGAGGSKIVLTARSGRSALAHRFQKLGFEFNRNDVDVLYERFLQVADTKKEVEDADLQILAKQYASVAVAN; encoded by the coding sequence ATGACAGATCAAAAAATCTACATTTTCGATACCACGTTGCGTGATGGTGAACAAGTGCCCGGCTGTAAGCTGAACACAAAGGAAAAACTGGAATTGGCGCTGCAACTGGAACAACTGGGCGTAGACATTATTGAAGCAGGTTTCCCCATCTCCTCACCAGGCGACTTCGCCTCCGTTCAGGAGATCTCCAAGGTCATCAAAAACGCCACCGTATGCGGCCTCACCCGCGCCGTCCAGAAAGATATCGAAGTGGCTGCCGAAGCACTTAAATATGCAGCGCACCCGCGTATCCATACCGGTATCGGCTCCTCTGATATACATATCAAACACAAGTTCAATACCACCCGCGAAAACATCCTCGAGCGCGCCGCACAGGCTACCAAATGGGCGCGTAACCTCGCCCCCGATGTCGAATTCTTCGCCGAAGACGCAGGCCGCGCCGATAACGCCTTCCTCGCTAAACTCGTCGAAACGGTCATCGCAGCAGGCGCTACCGTAGTCAATATCCCCGATACCACCGGCTATTGCCTCCCACACCAGTACGGCGAAAAAATAGCTTACTTATATAATAACGTACCAAACATAGATAAGGCCATCATCTCCTGCCATTGCCATAACGACCTCGGACTGGCTACCGCCAACTCCATAGCAGGTGCCATCGCAGGCGCCCGCCAGATCGAATGTACCATCAATGGCATCGGTGAAAGAGCCGGTAATACTTCCCTCGAAGAAGTAGTAATGGTCATCAAACAGCACAGCTCCCTGGGCTTGTATACCAACGTCAAAACGGAACTGCTTAACCCCGTTAGCCAACTCGTAGCCGATACCATGCGCGTACCCGTGCAACCCAATAAGGCCATCGTTGGCTCCAACGCTTTTGCGCACTCCTCAGGCATCCACCAGGATGGTTTCCTGAAAGAATCACTCACCTACGAGATCATTACCCCCGAAGAAGTAGGCGCCGGTGGATCTAAAATCGTCCTCACCGCTCGCAGCGGACGCAGCGCACTCGCGCACCGCTTCCAGAAACTGGGCTTCGAATTCAACAGGAATGACGTCGACGTATTATACGAACGCTTCCTCCAGGTCGCCGACACTAAAAAAGAAGTGGAAGACGCCGACCTGCAAATACTCGCAAAACAATACGCTTCAGTAGCAGTAGCAAACTAA
- the leuC gene encoding 3-isopropylmalate dehydratase large subunit → MAKTLFDKIWEKHVVKQIEGGPSVLYIDRHFIHEVTSPQAFQGLEKRGLQVFRPKQIVATADHNVPTLDQHLPIKEELSRKQVQALKDNCEKFGIELYGLGHPYQGIVHVIGPELGVTQPGMTMVCGDSHTSTHGAFGTIAFGIGTSEVEMVMATQCLMQSRPKLMRINVEGTLNKGVVSKDIILYIISLISASGATGYFVEFAGSAIRSLSMEARMTICNMSIEMGARGGMIAPDDITFDYMKGRLFAPKGQDWDNAVAYWRTLFTDADAAFDTEVNIKAEDIEPMITYGTNPGMGIGVNGHVPALSEIEENEKPSFQKSLHYMGLEPGSNIKGKKVDYVFIGSCTNSRIEDLRMVASFVKGKKKASDVEVWIVPGSKQVEKQAIEEGIDKIFSEAGFQLRQPGCSACLGMNEDKIPAGKYCISTSNRNFEGRQGAGARTLLASPLTAAAAAVTGVISDVRELI, encoded by the coding sequence ATGGCTAAGACTTTATTTGATAAGATTTGGGAAAAGCACGTGGTCAAACAGATTGAAGGAGGCCCCTCAGTACTGTATATCGACAGGCACTTTATTCATGAAGTGACCAGCCCACAGGCTTTCCAGGGATTGGAAAAAAGGGGACTGCAGGTATTCCGCCCCAAACAGATCGTAGCAACAGCAGATCATAACGTTCCTACACTCGATCAGCACCTGCCCATTAAAGAAGAACTCTCCCGCAAACAGGTGCAGGCGCTGAAAGACAATTGCGAAAAATTCGGAATCGAATTATACGGCTTAGGCCATCCCTACCAAGGCATCGTTCACGTGATCGGACCCGAACTGGGTGTTACGCAACCTGGCATGACCATGGTTTGTGGCGATAGCCACACTTCTACACACGGCGCATTCGGCACCATCGCTTTTGGTATCGGTACCAGCGAAGTAGAAATGGTAATGGCAACACAATGCCTTATGCAAAGCCGTCCCAAACTCATGCGCATCAATGTAGAAGGCACTTTGAACAAAGGCGTCGTTTCTAAAGACATCATTCTTTATATTATTTCCCTGATATCTGCCTCCGGCGCTACAGGTTACTTCGTCGAATTCGCAGGCTCCGCCATCCGCTCCCTCAGCATGGAAGCCCGTATGACCATCTGTAACATGAGCATCGAAATGGGCGCACGCGGCGGCATGATCGCTCCCGACGACATCACTTTCGATTACATGAAAGGCCGCCTCTTCGCTCCCAAAGGACAAGACTGGGATAACGCCGTTGCTTACTGGCGTACCCTCTTCACCGATGCAGATGCTGCATTCGATACCGAAGTCAACATCAAGGCCGAAGACATCGAGCCCATGATCACCTACGGCACCAACCCCGGTATGGGCATTGGCGTCAATGGTCATGTTCCCGCGCTCAGCGAAATAGAAGAAAACGAAAAACCTTCCTTCCAGAAATCACTGCACTACATGGGCCTCGAACCCGGCAGTAATATCAAAGGCAAAAAGGTCGATTACGTTTTCATCGGCAGCTGTACCAACAGCCGTATCGAAGACCTCCGCATGGTAGCCTCCTTCGTGAAAGGCAAAAAGAAAGCCTCCGACGTAGAAGTATGGATCGTCCCGGGAAGTAAACAGGTCGAAAAACAAGCCATCGAAGAAGGTATCGATAAAATCTTCAGTGAAGCAGGCTTCCAGCTCCGCCAGCCCGGATGCTCCGCCTGCCTCGGCATGAACGAAGACAAAATACCCGCCGGTAAATATTGTATCTCCACCTCCAACCGCAACTTCGAAGGCCGTCAGGGGGCAGGTGCAAGAACACTGCTCGCCAGTCCGCTCACAGCAGCTGCAGCAGCAGTTACAGGCGTAATAAGCGATGTGCGGGAATTGATTTAA
- a CDS encoding class I SAM-dependent methyltransferase, which produces MPDIKWNAALYDNKHSFVSAYGEDVVGWLNPLPGERILDLGCGTGQLANDIATRGASIIGIDKSPEMIAKAKATYPALTFDVADATTFQFSEPFDAIFSNATLHWVNEKELAAAAIFRNLKPGGRLVLEMGGKGNVHHIGQAIREAMKLQGLENKIAADFWYFPSLGEYTSLLEATGFRILSAAHFDRPTPLTGETGMEDWINMFGSFFFKHITPEQATAVTKQAVELLKPQFCNEGAWHADYVRLRVKAIKPERN; this is translated from the coding sequence ATGCCCGACATTAAATGGAACGCAGCCCTCTACGATAACAAACACAGCTTTGTTTCTGCCTACGGCGAAGACGTGGTAGGCTGGCTCAACCCGTTACCCGGAGAACGTATTCTCGACCTCGGATGCGGTACAGGCCAGCTCGCCAACGACATCGCCACCCGCGGCGCTTCCATCATAGGTATCGATAAGTCGCCCGAAATGATCGCAAAAGCAAAAGCTACTTATCCCGCCCTCACCTTCGATGTCGCAGACGCCACAACCTTTCAGTTCTCCGAACCGTTCGACGCCATCTTCTCCAACGCCACCCTGCATTGGGTAAACGAAAAAGAACTGGCCGCAGCCGCTATCTTCCGTAACCTCAAACCCGGCGGACGCCTGGTCCTGGAAATGGGAGGCAAAGGCAACGTGCATCATATCGGCCAGGCCATCCGCGAAGCCATGAAACTGCAGGGCCTCGAAAATAAAATAGCAGCCGACTTCTGGTACTTCCCCTCCCTGGGCGAATACACCAGCCTGCTCGAAGCCACAGGCTTCAGAATACTGTCTGCCGCCCATTTCGACCGCCCTACTCCCCTCACCGGCGAAACAGGCATGGAAGACTGGATCAATATGTTCGGCAGCTTCTTCTTCAAACACATCACCCCGGAACAGGCAACAGCCGTTACCAAACAGGCAGTTGAACTGCTCAAACCACAGTTCTGTAACGAAGGCGCATGGCACGCCGATTATGTTCGCCTTAGGGTGAAAGCCATTAAACCAGAAAGAAATTAG